Proteins from a genomic interval of Pseudomonas versuta:
- the tssH gene encoding type VI secretion system ATPase TssH, protein MAHNATRLLRRLNPYCAQALSAAASLCQSRGHGLISIEHWLLKLLEQGEGDLTLIARRYEWDMDAIWRGLLDHLDSLPRSVQGKPQLCARLQQLICNGWLLASLDGHCETLRSAHLLGALLETPGLLACEAAWPLLSISASQLQHLSALLDLHSEERPQLQPQAAAQFIEIPVVSTGDQAQAQLAVLDKFTQDFTAKARAGQIDPVFGRDDEIRQVIDILSRRRKNNPLLVGEPGVGKTALVEGLALRISEGNVPDSLKPVSVRSLDLGLLQAGAGVKGEFEQRLKNVIDAVQQAPHPVLLFIDEAHTLIGAGNQAGGADAANLLKPALARGELRTIAATTWSEYKQYFERDAALERRFQTVKVDEPDDASACLMLRGLKARYASHHGVHIQDAAVQAAVNLSRRYLTGRQLPDKAVDLLDTASARVRMSLDCEPQALVRLKARHSALELERLALEQDRQLTGSPAAERLASIAAQHADLQRQQAELQEQYRHELDLTRQLLDARQAQPPRMDACLQLQQRLSAAQGNQPLLSLDVNVRSVAEVIADWTGVPLGSLLKDEQASLLQLEQQLGEQVIGQDHALGALARRLRAAKTGLTDEKAPLGVFLLVGTSGVGKTETALALANRLFGGEKSLITLNLSEYQEAHTVSQLKGSPPGYVGYGQGGVLTEAVRQRPYSVVLLDEVEKAHRDVLNLFYQVFDRGCMRDGEGREIDFRNTVILMTSNLGSDQLHACLQQSPEAPDSTLHQLLRPILCEHFQPALLARFQTLIYRPLQADALERIVAIKLGQVARRLQRHYALECRIDPALNQALVQACLLPDTGARNIDSLLNQQILPVLSQQLLQRQAGRQKTLGVHLGYNAEDGIVLQFIDAADAQLPGAKEA, encoded by the coding sequence GCGTGCAAGGCAAGCCGCAGCTGTGCGCCAGGCTGCAACAGCTGATCTGCAACGGCTGGCTGCTGGCTTCGCTGGACGGCCACTGCGAGACCCTGCGTTCGGCCCACCTGCTCGGTGCGCTGCTGGAAACGCCCGGGTTGCTCGCATGTGAGGCGGCCTGGCCGTTGCTCAGCATCAGCGCCAGCCAGTTGCAGCACTTGTCCGCACTGCTTGACCTGCACTCCGAAGAGCGCCCGCAGCTCCAGCCACAGGCCGCCGCGCAGTTCATCGAGATCCCGGTGGTGTCCACCGGCGATCAGGCGCAAGCGCAGCTGGCGGTACTGGACAAATTCACCCAGGACTTCACGGCCAAAGCCAGGGCAGGGCAGATCGACCCGGTGTTCGGGCGTGACGACGAGATCCGTCAGGTCATCGATATCCTCAGCCGTCGGCGCAAGAACAACCCGTTGCTGGTGGGCGAACCCGGGGTTGGCAAGACGGCGCTGGTCGAAGGCCTGGCATTGCGCATCAGCGAGGGCAATGTCCCTGACAGCCTCAAGCCGGTCAGCGTACGCAGCCTGGATTTGGGTTTGTTGCAAGCTGGCGCCGGGGTCAAGGGCGAGTTCGAACAACGCCTGAAAAACGTGATTGACGCGGTGCAACAAGCGCCGCACCCGGTGCTGCTGTTTATTGATGAAGCGCACACCCTGATCGGTGCCGGCAACCAGGCCGGCGGTGCTGACGCCGCCAACCTGCTCAAGCCGGCCCTGGCGCGTGGCGAATTGCGCACTATCGCCGCGACCACCTGGAGCGAATACAAGCAATATTTCGAGCGCGATGCGGCCCTTGAACGACGCTTCCAGACGGTCAAGGTCGACGAGCCCGACGACGCCAGCGCCTGCTTGATGCTGCGCGGCCTCAAGGCCCGCTATGCCAGCCATCACGGCGTGCATATCCAGGACGCCGCGGTACAGGCGGCGGTCAACCTCTCGCGGCGTTACCTCACCGGCCGCCAGTTGCCGGACAAAGCCGTCGACCTGCTCGACACCGCCAGTGCCCGGGTGCGCATGAGCCTGGACTGCGAGCCCCAGGCACTGGTTCGTCTCAAGGCCCGGCACAGCGCCCTGGAGCTGGAGCGCCTGGCCCTTGAACAAGACCGCCAACTGACTGGCAGCCCCGCCGCCGAGCGCCTGGCCAGCATCGCTGCGCAACACGCCGACCTGCAGCGCCAGCAAGCCGAACTGCAAGAGCAATACCGCCACGAACTCGACCTTACCCGACAACTGCTCGATGCCCGTCAGGCCCAACCGCCGCGCATGGACGCCTGCCTGCAGTTGCAACAACGGCTGAGCGCAGCCCAGGGCAACCAGCCCTTGCTGTCGCTGGACGTTAACGTGCGCAGCGTGGCCGAAGTGATTGCCGACTGGACCGGCGTACCCCTGGGCAGTTTGCTTAAGGACGAACAAGCCAGCCTGCTGCAGCTGGAACAACAACTGGGTGAGCAGGTGATCGGCCAGGATCACGCCCTTGGCGCCCTGGCCCGGCGTCTGCGTGCGGCCAAAACCGGTCTGACCGACGAGAAAGCGCCATTGGGCGTGTTCCTGCTGGTGGGCACCAGTGGCGTCGGCAAGACCGAAACCGCCCTGGCCCTGGCCAACCGGCTGTTCGGTGGCGAAAAATCGCTGATCACCCTCAACCTCTCGGAATATCAGGAAGCCCACACCGTCAGCCAGCTCAAGGGCTCGCCTCCCGGCTACGTCGGCTACGGCCAGGGCGGCGTGCTCACCGAAGCTGTACGCCAGCGGCCCTACAGCGTGGTACTGCTGGATGAAGTGGAGAAGGCCCACCGCGATGTCCTCAACCTGTTCTATCAGGTGTTCGACCGCGGCTGCATGCGCGATGGCGAAGGGCGCGAAATCGACTTTCGCAACACCGTGATTCTCATGACGTCAAACCTGGGCAGCGATCAACTGCACGCCTGCCTGCAACAGTCCCCTGAAGCGCCGGACAGCACCCTGCATCAGTTGCTGCGCCCGATCCTGTGCGAGCACTTCCAGCCGGCCCTGTTGGCGCGGTTCCAGACCCTGATCTACCGCCCCCTGCAAGCCGACGCACTGGAGCGCATCGTGGCGATCAAGCTGGGCCAGGTTGCCCGGCGCCTGCAGCGTCACTACGCCCTGGAGTGCCGCATCGACCCCGCCCTCAACCAGGCGCTGGTGCAGGCCTGCCTGCTGCCGGACACCGGGGCGCGCAACATCGACAGCCTGCTCAACCAGCAGATCCTGCCGGTGCTCAGCCAGCAGTTGTTGCAACGTCAGGCTGGCCGCCAGAAAACCCTTGGCGTGCACCTTGGCTACAACGCTGAAGACGGCATTGTCCTGCAGTTCATTGACGCTGCAGATGCGCAGTTACCCGGCGCCAAGGAGGCCTGA